Genomic window (Prosthecochloris aestuarii DSM 271):
GATATTGGTGATGTTGCTGCCGATGACGTTGCCCAGTGAAATGCTATCCGAATCTTCAACGACATGAGCGAAGAAGCTGACGACAAACTCCGGCATAGATGTGCCGTAGGCCACTACCGTGAGACCGATCACGAACGGTTTGATGCCGAATTTTCCAGCCAGATCGACACTGCCCCGGATAAGCCATTCTGCCCCAATGAAGAGCAGAAGGCCGCTCACGCCGAGGATGGCGATATTACCGGACAGGCCTATGTGATTCATGACATCAGGCAACATGGCTCTTTCAGATAGGGGGGCAGGTTGTCTTATGAGAATTCGTTTCTTATTATAAAGCTACAATGATAAATTTTAAAGGCGATATCGATACTTGTAACTGAAGGCTTTTCTATGAAACCAATTGTCTACTTCATCGGGGCGGGTCTGTCAATTCTGCTCTCCATATATCTCTTTATCTTCGGAACGAGCGCCAATCACGAGAGTATGGCTATTTTTGTCGGTCTCTGGGCTCCGACCATCATCGGGCTCGGTGTTTTCAATACTCTGCTCGGTATTCTTGATGAAATGTGCTGCGCGCATCGGCGTATAGAAGACCGTCAGACGAGGCCTCATGATCATTGAGGCCGCACTGTCAGTAGAGCGATCCATTCCGGAATTACATGCCTCGGAGTTGTAGCCTATGCAGGAACGTTTCTCAGCAGTCTTGCTTGTCGGGGCAGGCGGGTTTGCCGGTGCATCAGCCAGATATCTGATTGCGGTAGCTCTCTCTTCGTTCGCAACAGGGTTTCCGATGGCGACCATGCTGGTCAATGTGCTCGGCTGTTTCCTGATCGGTATGATCAGTGAGCTGTCCTTGACGACCTCCCTTCTTCCTTCGGAGCTGCGGTTGCTTCTGGCAACAGGTTTCTGCGGCGGATTTACCACGTTTTCATCGTATATGTACGAGATTTCAGCTCTGCTCAAAGATGGAGAACTGTTCTATGCTTCGCTCTACCTGATTGGCAGTCTCGTCGGCGGTATGGTCTTTCTCTATCTCGGCATGGCCCTGGCGAGAGTGTGGTCGTAATGGTGCGCTTATAGCGGTGTTGGGTCAGACAGGGTGAATATCAATTTTCAATCAGAGTCATCATGCGGTTTGAACAGCAGCAGCGGCTTCGCATTTACATGAGCGAACAGGCGAAATATGGTCACCGGCCGCTTTACGAGCATCTTGTCGATGAGGCCCGTTCGCACGGCATTGCCGGCGCAACTGTTTTCAAAGGGGTGCTCTCTTTCGGTATGAGCGGTAAGGTGCATACGGCAAAAATTCTGGAACTCTCTCCCGATCTTCCTGTGGTGATCGATCTGATCGACTCACCCGACATGATCGCTTCATTTCTTCCCCTTCTCGAGACCCTTGTCACTGATGGCCGGGCCGACGCGCGCGTGACGCTTGAAGAGGTTCTTTCCGCAGTCGTCGGGCGACCAACGGCATAAAAAAAGCGGGAAACGCCATAAGACGTTTCCCGCTCCGGATGTTTCTGTTTCCCTGAGGAATATCCGGTGTTTTACTTCTGGGTAGCCTGGAGTGCGACGTAGTTGGCCTTGACGGTTTTCTCAAGATCCTCGTCGGTCATGACTGCGCTGGTGAACATCGCTTCAAACTGCGATGGTGCGAGGTAGATGCCCTGATCGAGCATGGCATGGTAGTAGGTGCCGTACTTTTTCAGGTCCGCAGTGACCGCGGTATCGTAGTCGGTAACCGGAGTTTCGGTGAAGAAGAGACATGCCATGGATCCGACGCGGTTCTGTACGTAGTTCAGGCCGAGCTTGTTCATGTTGTTGCGGAAGCCCTCTTCGAGGAACGCTGCTTTTCTTTCGAGTTCCGGGTAAGGGTTTTCGTCGCGCAGAATCTTGAGCGTTTCCAGACCAGCTGTCAGTGCGAGCGGGTTGCCGGAAAGTGTTCCTGCCTGATAGACATCGCCGAGCGGAGCAATGCGTTCCATGATTTCACGTTTTCCGCCGAAAGCGCCGACAGGAAGACCGCCGCCGATGATTTTACCCATGGTGGTAAGATCCGGGGTGACGCCGTAACGTTCCTGAGCGCCGCCGAGCGCTACGCGGAAGCCGCACATGACCTCGTCGAAAATAAGCACGATACCCTCTTCGGTACACAGATCGCGCAGCGCCTGCAGGAAGCCTGGCTTGGCAGGAATCACGCCGGTGTTGCCTGCAACCGGTTCAATAATAATGGCAGCAATATTGCCTTTGTTCTCATTGACGAGCAGTCTGACAGATTCGATATCGTTGTATTTCGCGTTCAGCGTATCGTTTGCGGTGCCTTTGGTGACGCCGGGGCTGTCGGGAGCGCCAAGCGTCAGAGCGCCTGAGCCGGCTTTGATCAGGAAGCTGTCTCCATGACCATGGTAGCAGCCTTCAAATTTGATGATTTTGTCACGGCTGGTATAGCCTCGCGCAAGGCGCACAGCAGACATGGTCGCTTCGGTTCCGCTGTTGACCATGCGGACCATTTCGATCGACGGAACGATCTGGCAGAGCAGTTCTGCAATCTCGATTTCCATTTCAATCGGGGTGCCGAAACTGGTGCCGATTTTGGTCAGGGTGTGCTCGAGTGCGGCAGTGATTCTTGGGTGCATGCTGCCGAGAATGAAAGGTCCCCATGAGCCAACGTAATCCAGATAGGTATTGCCGTCAACGTCGGTCATGTAGGCGCCCTGGCCCTTTGCCATGTAGATAGGGGTGCCGCCAACCGATTTGAAGGCACGTACCGGGGAGTTTACGCCGCCTGGAATAAACTGCTTTGCTTTTTCAAAGAGTTCTGCTGATCTGGTTAATTGAGGCATATTCACCAATTCGATTAAAGATTAAATGAAGACATGATGCATGAGTATTAAACCTTCAAGATAGAAATACTCACGAAGATATAAAACCCGGAAACTCACTGCAACGGGATTTGAGACGGAAAGGAATTCGTTGAACAATCAATGGTACATGTCCGTCAGACTGTATTGTCGGGAGTGTCGGCGAAAATCGCGATATCAGGTGTTGTCCGGACGGATCTGGGAGATGATGCGGCGGTTTCTGACAGGCGGGTTATGATCAATATGAACAGCGCAGTAGTCCTGCAGGAGTTCGCAAAGGCGGCGAGGATGTTCTTCGGGGATGCGGATGTCGGGCAGTGCGTCGATGTTCTGGCGCGACAGCCAGCGCAACAGCCGGAAGGAGAGTGCGGGAAGAGCCCTTTTCTCCGATCTGATCAAAGCGGAGGGGCCAGCAAATGCGATGCCGCCAGGGTCAAAAAGGAAGTAGAGATTTTCATCGGGAGCCATGGCTTCGGCAGCAGGGATGAGCGGTTCGCCGGAGATGACGCATTGTTCGAGCTCCGGCTCAAAGCCGAGAACGGTGACAAGGCGGATCAGAAACCAGGCGAGCACTAACTGATAGTCCCTTTCGGGTTTGCACAGCTCTTCAATCGTAGCTGCCAGAAATCTGAACAGCACGGGATGAGGCTCCTCGCTGCCGGTCACCTGCTTCAGTGTTTCAATGAGCTGATAGATTGTGGTAAAGCGTTCCATATCGGGCCTGGCGCTCATCGGGCTTTGCAAGAGCAGCGCGTCGCTGACAAGGTGCAGGTCGCGGTTCTGTTTTTTGTAGATGACAAGCTCGACCATGTTGCCTGTGCTGAACACTCCCGAGAGTTTGTTTTTGGGGTTTCGTACGCCTTTGAGGATAACCGAGATTTTTCCGAAATGTTCGGTGAAAACAGGGCAGATCTTCGATTGGTCCCTGAATTTGATCTCTTTGAGGATAACGCCCCTTGTTTTGACGAGCACAGCGCCTGCTTTTTTATTTTTGAAAATATAGCTATATACTAAACTTTGATTCCAAAAGGAATGTTTATAGAGGAGCAAACTCCCGGGGTTGCTTCTTCATTACAATTGACTGAAAGATATTTCAAGGAGGAACATACGATGCCAACCTACCAGTATCGTTGCAGAAAATGTGGTTATGAGCAGGAGGTATTTCAGCGTATGTCGGATGATTCGCTGACAAAATGTACCAAATGCGGTGCTGAGGAATTTGAACGGGTGATCAGTGCCGAAGGTGGATTTATGCTGAAAGGCTCAGGCTTCTATAAAACCGATTACAACAAGAGCAGCTGTGAAAGCGCCTCTTCAGGCTCATGTTCGACAGGCAACTGCCCGCTTGCCCAGTAATCTGATCCACCATATCTGCTTCATAGATTGACAAAAAGCCTTCTTTTCATGGAAGGCTTTTTGCATTGCGCTTCGGTCAATGCTCATAATACCGGTTTTTCTTCATCCCTGATCCGGAATCCCGGAAGGTTGATGCCGCTCTGGCTGCGCATCGAAGCGGGATACTGCTTGCCGTTAACATTGCGATAGGCCATCACCCGCTGCAGGGCGTTGTCGGCAAACTGCATGACAATGCTATTTCCGCTCGTATAGTTCACGCCTGAGGGTGTTTCGTTTTCAAAAGTATGGTAGAGAAGTTCCGCCTGCGTGTTGACATCGATGCGTGAAAGGTTCTGCTCCCTGTCGAGTGAGATCACCATCGTTTCCCCGCTGATCTGATTATAGAGGCCGGGATCCTGTTGCACGCTGTCGCGAAAAGCAAGAAACGCTCTGCCTGTTACGGTAATTGACTCGACGCGTTTCTTGCCTTTTGAAAGCTGTACCATGATCGTGTCGCCGCTGAGCTGTTGTGTGTCGTGCCAGGCAACGGCGTTCGTGATAAGCCGGATGCGGTTGTTGCGGTTATCTATGTCGGCTTTCGATGCTTTGAAGGTCAGGCCGCTTTTCTGCGTTTTGCCTCTGACGTTGTCCAGAAGTTTTGCTGTATCCGACAGAGGGTAGTAGATGCCCCGGTTGCTCCGGATGTCAAATGACGGGCTCAGGATAGACAGGCCGCCTTCGAGCGAGATAAGGTTGCTTTCCGAAAACTCCGTCGCTTTATTACAGCGAAGAAGGATATCGTTGTGCTCGAACACCACATTGCCCGATACCGAGCGAACGGTTTCAAGCTTTCCGGTGATCGGGGAGCGTTCTTCGCCTCCGGCCAGGGAGTTTGCCTGCTTTAAAATTATTTTCTTTTTTTCGGCGCAGGCCGTATTATGCTTCAGTCCCGGAATGACCGGAAGCAACAGGGTGAACACCAGAATAAGCGGAAGGAAAATCCTTTTTTGTTGTGTTTTCATGCTTTTGTTCGGTTATGCGGCAAGCTCGGCCGGATGATCTGTCCGGGATCCTCTACAAATGTAAAAAAGCTTTCAACGGTGAAAAAAATTCTTTTGGCATCCGGAGACAATTCCGGTCTGCTGCGCACTCTTCCACTCTACCGTAGATTACAGGCCAGTACAAGCTGTGAGGCGGTCATCGCCGGAGCAACCGGCCCTCATGAAGAGGACCTTTCTTCACTGTTCGAGATATCGGATTCGTTTATCACAATAGCGGTTGGCCAAGGTTCGGTCGTCGAAAAGACTGCATTGGCCCTGACCGGTTTTGCCGATATCATGGTCCGTGAAAAACCCGACCTGGTCATCGTTGCAGGCGAAAATGACATATCTCTTGCAGCAGCACTCTCCTCTTCCCGTCTCGGTCTTCCTTATGCAAGTCTCGAAGCCGGTATGCGCAGTTACAACCGGAACGCTCCGCGAGAAGCAAACCGTCGCCTTATCGATGCCGCCGCTGATATGATGTTTGTCAGCGAACACAGCGGGACCTACAATCTGATCAGCGAAGGATCCGACGAAGAGCGGATATTCTTTGTCGGAAACATGCTTATCGATGCGCTGGCGTTGAAGATCGCCGATTCCAACAGTTCGTCCATCATTCAGGAACTCGGCTATACATCCAAGCAGTACGCTCTGGTGCGTCTCGAATGTTTGCCAGCGGTTGACACCCTCGAAGCGATCAGGAAGGTAGAACGCCTTGTCGGTGTCATCGCCGCAACGCATCCTGTACTTCTGCAGCTTGCGCCCGACGTCAATGCGCTCATAGAGCAGCATGCAATGCTCTCAGCCTTCACCTCAATCGACGGTGTGACCGTCAGACCTCCGGCAGGCTATGTTGACCAGCTTCGACTGATCAAGGACGCCGTGTTCATTCTGACCGACACCCGCGATATGCAGGCCGAAGCCACCGTCATGAAAGTTCCATGTCTAACCATGAGCAGCGACACCACAAGCCCCGCTTCCATCGAAATCGGCACCAACATGCTCGTCGGTACAGAAGAGGACGATATTCTCATGCGTATCCAGGATGCCCTTGAAGGCAAACTCGCAAAGCACGCGAAAATCCCGGAAAAATGGGACGGTGCAGCCGCTCAGCGAGTCGTCGAGGTGCTGGAAAAGGTGTTGGCCGGGTAAGATCGGTTAGCCGGTCGGCTTCTTGGCTTGATGGCTGGATAGCAATGCTTTTCATTTCCCGTAGGGGCGGGCCCCTGTGCCCGCCCGTTTTCGTGTCATCAGAGACCGAGATTTCATGAAACTGAAAGAAATCGTTCCCTGGGGGCGGTCGTTCTGCGAGTACCGCGATATGTTTTTGCTGACCGATGACGACCTGCAACGGCGTATCCTCGGTTGCGGCGACGGCCCGGCAGCTTTTAATGCTGAACTGACAGAAACCGGCGGGAGCGTTGTCTCGGTTGATCCAGTCTATCGCTTCAGTGCCGATGAGATCCATTCAGGGGTCGATGATGCCCGGTCTCAAATCGTCTCCGAAGTCACGAAAAACGTTGAAAACTACATTTGGGATTCGATACGCGATGTCGATCATCTCGTCGAGACGAGAATGGCTGCGATGGAGCTGTTTTTCAACGACTTTGAACAGGGAAAAAGTTCCGGTCGATATGTCGAGGCATCGCTTCCGGAGCTTCCCTTTGAAAACAATGTTTTCGATCTGGCCCTCTGCTCCCATTTCCTCTTTCTTTACAGCGACCATGTCAGCCTCGAACAGCATATCCTTTCCATGAAAGAACTCTGCCGCGTTGCCAGGGAGGTGCGGGTCTATCCCCTCGTGACGCTTGACGGGAAACGTTCGCCCCATATCGAACCGGTCGTGTCGGACCTGAGGAGTGACGGGTTCGACGTTTCGTTTGAGAACGTCAGGTACCGGTTTCAGAAAGGGGCGGAGGAGATGATTGTGGTGGCATAGGGGCGAGAATACTTTGTCTCCCGTTCGATCGCCAGGGAGGAATGTGCTATATTTTCGGGGTAATCCGGGAACCCTGCAGCAAGAAAACAGAACATCGTTATGCGTATCGAGGAAATACTGAAGAAAAGACGTTCGGGTGAATCGCTTTCCAGGGCGGAACTGGTCTATCTGCTGGGTCTGCCGACGGATGCGCTTGAAACCTACATGGTCATGGCCGAGGCGAACCGCCTTTCGACGAAGCTATCCGGAGGCAAGGCGGAAGTTCACGCGCAGTATGCCCTCAATCTCGCGCCCTGTTCCTGCGACTGCCTCTTCTGCTCCTTTGCGAAGATCAACGATATTTTTCACGAGGCTACGGAACTGACGGTCGAGCAGGCGGTTGCCCATGCCCGCCGGTTCGAAGCAGACGGAGCCAACGCGGTGTTCATCATGTCGACTGCCGGGTATCCGTTCGAGCGGTTTATCGAGGTGGGCGGGGAAATCAGGAGGAACCTGCATCCCGGCACGACCCTGATCGCCAACGTCGGAGACCAGTCGGTGAAGCGTGCCAGGATGCTCCGCGATGCGGGTTTCACAGGCGTGTATCACGCTCTGCGGCTGCGGGAAGGAACCGACAGCACGCTTTCGCCCGAAAAGAGGAAAGAGAGCATCCGCAACTTCCAGGAAGCCGGTCTTGAGGTCGGCACCTGCGTCGAGCCGGTGGGGCCGGAGCACACGAATGAGGAACTGGCCGAAATGATCGAATTTACGGCATCCTTCAACCCGGCCTACAGCGGTGCTGCCCGGCGTATTCCGATTCCAGGAACGGCAATGGCCAAACGCGGCATCATCAGCGAACTGCGCATGGCCCAGATCGTCGCCGTCACGCGCCTCGGGATGCCTGATTCCGTTACAGGCAATTGCACGCATGAACCCTGTACGCTCGGCGCAATCGCCGGAGGGAATCTCTTCTGGGCGGAGGTCGGCGCCAATCCCCGCGATGTGGAGGAAAAGACCGAGGAGGGACGGGGTGAAACCGTGAACAGTTGCCGTGCGATCTTTCATGAAAGCGACCTCGATGTCCTCGACGGCCCGTCGCGCTTCTACAACAGGAAGAGATAGAGAAACGAGAAAACTGTGCGTTCGACGCAGAGTTTGTCGGGCCGCTTGCAGCCATGACCAACGATGCGCTGCAATCTTGTACAGGGCAAGCATATCCTGAGGGAGTAG
Coding sequences:
- a CDS encoding OstA-like protein; the protein is MKTQQKRIFLPLILVFTLLLPVIPGLKHNTACAEKKKIILKQANSLAGGEERSPITGKLETVRSVSGNVVFEHNDILLRCNKATEFSESNLISLEGGLSILSPSFDIRSNRGIYYPLSDTAKLLDNVRGKTQKSGLTFKASKADIDNRNNRIRLITNAVAWHDTQQLSGDTIMVQLSKGKKRVESITVTGRAFLAFRDSVQQDPGLYNQISGETMVISLDREQNLSRIDVNTQAELLYHTFENETPSGVNYTSGNSIVMQFADNALQRVMAYRNVNGKQYPASMRSQSGINLPGFRIRDEEKPVL
- a CDS encoding radical SAM protein; translation: MRIEEILKKRRSGESLSRAELVYLLGLPTDALETYMVMAEANRLSTKLSGGKAEVHAQYALNLAPCSCDCLFCSFAKINDIFHEATELTVEQAVAHARRFEADGANAVFIMSTAGYPFERFIEVGGEIRRNLHPGTTLIANVGDQSVKRARMLRDAGFTGVYHALRLREGTDSTLSPEKRKESIRNFQEAGLEVGTCVEPVGPEHTNEELAEMIEFTASFNPAYSGAARRIPIPGTAMAKRGIISELRMAQIVAVTRLGMPDSVTGNCTHEPCTLGAIAGGNLFWAEVGANPRDVEEKTEEGRGETVNSCRAIFHESDLDVLDGPSRFYNRKR
- a CDS encoding class I SAM-dependent methyltransferase, with translation MKLKEIVPWGRSFCEYRDMFLLTDDDLQRRILGCGDGPAAFNAELTETGGSVVSVDPVYRFSADEIHSGVDDARSQIVSEVTKNVENYIWDSIRDVDHLVETRMAAMELFFNDFEQGKSSGRYVEASLPELPFENNVFDLALCSHFLFLYSDHVSLEQHILSMKELCRVAREVRVYPLVTLDGKRSPHIEPVVSDLRSDGFDVSFENVRYRFQKGAEEMIVVA
- the recO gene encoding DNA repair protein RecO — protein: MLVKTRGVILKEIKFRDQSKICPVFTEHFGKISVILKGVRNPKNKLSGVFSTGNMVELVIYKKQNRDLHLVSDALLLQSPMSARPDMERFTTIYQLIETLKQVTGSEEPHPVLFRFLAATIEELCKPERDYQLVLAWFLIRLVTVLGFEPELEQCVISGEPLIPAAEAMAPDENLYFLFDPGGIAFAGPSALIRSEKRALPALSFRLLRWLSRQNIDALPDIRIPEEHPRRLCELLQDYCAVHIDHNPPVRNRRIISQIRPDNT
- the crcB gene encoding fluoride efflux transporter CrcB, producing MQERFSAVLLVGAGGFAGASARYLIAVALSSFATGFPMATMLVNVLGCFLIGMISELSLTTSLLPSELRLLLATGFCGGFTTFSSYMYEISALLKDGELFYASLYLIGSLVGGMVFLYLGMALARVWS
- a CDS encoding FmdB family zinc ribbon protein encodes the protein MPTYQYRCRKCGYEQEVFQRMSDDSLTKCTKCGAEEFERVISAEGGFMLKGSGFYKTDYNKSSCESASSGSCSTGNCPLAQ
- the hemL gene encoding glutamate-1-semialdehyde 2,1-aminomutase; translated protein: MPQLTRSAELFEKAKQFIPGGVNSPVRAFKSVGGTPIYMAKGQGAYMTDVDGNTYLDYVGSWGPFILGSMHPRITAALEHTLTKIGTSFGTPIEMEIEIAELLCQIVPSIEMVRMVNSGTEATMSAVRLARGYTSRDKIIKFEGCYHGHGDSFLIKAGSGALTLGAPDSPGVTKGTANDTLNAKYNDIESVRLLVNENKGNIAAIIIEPVAGNTGVIPAKPGFLQALRDLCTEEGIVLIFDEVMCGFRVALGGAQERYGVTPDLTTMGKIIGGGLPVGAFGGKREIMERIAPLGDVYQAGTLSGNPLALTAGLETLKILRDENPYPELERKAAFLEEGFRNNMNKLGLNYVQNRVGSMACLFFTETPVTDYDTAVTADLKKYGTYYHAMLDQGIYLAPSQFEAMFTSAVMTDEDLEKTVKANYVALQATQK
- a CDS encoding UDP-N-acetyl glucosamine 2-epimerase, whose protein sequence is MKKILLASGDNSGLLRTLPLYRRLQASTSCEAVIAGATGPHEEDLSSLFEISDSFITIAVGQGSVVEKTALALTGFADIMVREKPDLVIVAGENDISLAAALSSSRLGLPYASLEAGMRSYNRNAPREANRRLIDAAADMMFVSEHSGTYNLISEGSDEERIFFVGNMLIDALALKIADSNSSSIIQELGYTSKQYALVRLECLPAVDTLEAIRKVERLVGVIAATHPVLLQLAPDVNALIEQHAMLSAFTSIDGVTVRPPAGYVDQLRLIKDAVFILTDTRDMQAEATVMKVPCLTMSSDTTSPASIEIGTNMLVGTEEDDILMRIQDALEGKLAKHAKIPEKWDGAAAQRVVEVLEKVLAG
- a CDS encoding DUF190 domain-containing protein; translated protein: MRFEQQQRLRIYMSEQAKYGHRPLYEHLVDEARSHGIAGATVFKGVLSFGMSGKVHTAKILELSPDLPVVIDLIDSPDMIASFLPLLETLVTDGRADARVTLEEVLSAVVGRPTA